The Bacillus sp. B-jedd sequence GATTTATTTTTTAATTGTACCCCGGATGGGTTTGCTATCGTGGACATGGATAATCGTTTTGTTAAAGTCAATCCGATGTATTGCAGGATTTTCGGATATGAAGAGCATGAAATTATTGGCCGGGATCTGAATGATTTCATCCATTCGGAACGGGTAAGGCTAATCATTGAAGAAGTGAAACAGGGCAGGACTTTTACAAACGTTAAATTCCAGCGGTTCCGTAAAGATGGCCAATTGATTGATACGGCCGTTTCCTATTCCCCATTCCGTAATGCCAAAGGCGATATCATCGCTGTCATCGGCATAGTCCGGGACATTACAGAATCGAAAATCCTGGAAAGAGAACTTGAAAAAACGAGGGAACTATACAGGCTGATCACTGAAAACACGAGTGATTTGATCAGTATCTTTACGAATACAAAGGAACGGAATTTTATTTTTGCTTCTCCCTCTCACGAAAAGTTGTTTGGACTGCCGCCATCGGCAATTGTCGGAAAAAGCCTCCTTGGTTGTATTGGCCCGGAGGATGCAGTGCATTTTGAAATGCTTTTGGAAAGATATAAACAAACAGGTGAACCAATCCTATTCGAAAAAGAATTAAAATTGCCCACAGGTAAAATTGCCTATCTTGAATACAATATATCGCCTACTTATAATGACAAAAATGAGATTGAAACATTTGTCGCCGTCGCCAGGAATGTCACTGACCGGGTTAATAATGAAAACGCGCTCCGAAATCTGGACCGCCTTTCCATTATCGGCCAACTCGCCGCAGGGGTAGCGCATGAAATCAGAAATCCCCTAACCTCGCTGAAGGGATTTTCCAAGCTTCTGCAAAATGATACTTCGAGGGAGAAACAGGAACAATACCTTGATATCATCCGCAATGAACTGGATCGGATCGATATGATCGTCAATGAATTCATGTCATTGGCAAAACCCCAGGCCATCCAATTCATTAAGGTTAGTTTAATCTCAATTATTGAAAGTACAATCAATATCCTTCAGCCTCAGGCGATGCTCCACAATGTGCAAATAAAAACAGACTATCCGGCAGAAGATATTGAATTGCTATGCAGCCCCAACCAACTGAAGCAGGTTTTTGTGAATTTCATTAAAAATGCCATCGAGGCGATGCCGGAAGGCGGAAATGTATTTATCAAGGTCCGCAGGCTGCATATCCGTACCGTCCTGATTACGTTTACTGATGAAGGGACAGGCATAGATCCGGATTTGGTCCAGTTTCTTGGGACACCGTTCTATACGACAAAGGACAAAGGAATTGGCCTCGGTCTGACCGTCAGCAATAAAATTGTCCAGGAACATAAAGGCAAAATGAAAATTGACAGCCAGGCGGGAATTGGCACGACCATCAGCGTGGAATTGGAATGCCTGGAACCGAATACAAAGGCGCATGGATAACCCCATGCGCCTTTGTTATTTGCTTTTGCGAATTAAAACTATTTTCCCTGGTAGGATTTTTCGAGCTCATCAATCAATGAACCGACAAAGGAAACAGCCGTACGGATTGGCTCCGGAGACGACATGTCCACTCCGGCATGCTTCATCAGCTCTAGCGGTTTCATCGTTCCGCCCGCGCGGAGGACCTCAAGCCAGCGGTCCACTGCCGGCTGCCCTTCCTCTTTTATTAGCTGGGCAGCAGCCGTTGAGGCAGTCAGACCGGCGGAATAAGTATATGGATACAAGCCCATATAGTAATGCGGCTGCCGCATCCAGGTGAGGCTGGCTCCTTCATCAAGCACGACACTGTCACCCCAGAACTCGGCAAGTACTTTGCCTTTCATTTCGGATAGAGTTTTAGCGGTCAGTGCCTCGCCTTTTTCGGCAAATGCATATACCCTGCGCTGGAATTCCCCTTCAAGCAAGTGAGTGACGAAATTGTGGTAATAAGTACTCAGCAATTGAAGAATGACCCAACGGCGCATCTGCTGATCTTCGCTGCCGTCCATCAGATGCTGGGCCAGCAGCAGTTCATTCATTGTTGATGGGGCTTCAATGAAGTACATTGAAGGCCTTGTATTCATGATTCTCTGCTCTTTATTGGCCAGGTAAAAATGTCCGGCATGTCCGTATTCATGGGCTAGTGTAAAAGCGCCGCGCATATTATTTTGCCAGGTAATCAAAATATACGGATGGGCTCCGTAAGGGCTTGAACAAAATGCCCCTGTCGATTTCCCTATGTTATCGGCCAAATCAACCCATCTTTCTTCAAATCCTTTTTGCATAATTGCGCTGTATTCCGGTCCCATGACTTTCAGTGATTCGATGATCAGCTTGCTTGCTTCTTCATAGGTGGTTTCCGGATTGAAGTCCGGATCCATTGGTGCCTTCAAGTCGCAGAATTGAAGTTCCTCAAGCCCGAGGACATCCTTTTTCAGCTTTGCAAACCGGCGCATATGCGGCGCCAGTTCATTGAAGATGATATCGAGCTGATTGTTATACATCTCCATCGAAACCTGTTGAGGCTCGAGCAGCATTTCTGTAACGGAGCCGTAGTTTCGGAGACGGGCAAGCGCTACCTGCTTTTTTACTTCCGTTGCATAAGTGCCTGCAATTGTATTTGTATACCGTTTTAAGGTTTTGACAAAAGAGTGATAAGCTTTCCTGCGGATTTCAGTATTGGCGGAAAACTCGTATCTGTTTTCAAATAAAGCGAATGACACAGGCAGTTCATTTCCTTGTTCATCGGTGATGGATTCAAACTCCATGTCGGCCAGCTTGCTTAAATTATAGATGGCGTATGGGGCGCCCTGTAATTCGCCGAGAGCCGCCAAAGCTTCTTCAGTCTCAGGTGAAAGCCGGTGCTTTTTCGTTTTAAGCAATTCTTCCAATGTTCTTCGGAAAGGCTTGAGTCCAGGCTCATCACTCATATACGTTTCCACCAGTGTTTCCGGCAAGGAAAGAATTTCTGAATCGATGAATGATAATGCCGCATTAACCGAAGTCCTTACCTGGCCGGCTTTTCCGGAATTCGCCTGATTGACCGGATCTGTACCGTCTGCAGATTGCTTCAGGTTTGCATATGTGGTGATCTTAATCAATTTCATGAAAAGCTTTTCTTGCGCTTCCAAACATTTAAGGAGCACAGAAGCACTCTTCCCCAGATTGCCCCTGAAATCTGAAAATACCTTCAAATCCTCTGAAACACTAAGTAAGTCATTTTCCCATTCAGCATCACTTTGGTACAAAACAGACAAATCCCAAGTCAAATCCACAGGAACCTCCGAACGCACCAACCGCTTTTCCGTTGTCTTAGCCACCACATAACCCCCCAATAAATTTCGTATTACTAAATATTTCTCATTATAGCAGAATGATGCAGAGGTCGGTTCCAATGCTTCATAACTTTTTAAAAAATTTCGAAAAAATATCTTTTCTTAAGTCTTGACCTTTACGTTGCGTAAAGGTGTAAAGTGGAAAGTAAGGAGGGAAACGGAATGGAATACACAGTGCAAAAACTGGCTAAAATGGCAGGCATCAGTCCTAGGACGTTAAGGTATTATGATGAAATTGAAATCCTGAAGCCGGCAAGGATTAGTTCATCAGGCTACCGGATTTATGGGGAGATCGAGATTAATAAATTGCAGCAAATCCTGTTTTACAGGGAGCTTGGCGTTTCATTGGAGGACATCGGGAAGATCGTCAATTCCCCTTCGTTTGATGGGACAGCGGCACTGCGGGACCACCGTGATAAACTCCTTGAAAAAAAGCGGCAGCTGGATCGGCTTCTTGCCAATGTGGAAAAAACACTTTTAGCAGCCGAAGGAGGCACAACCATGGAAGACAAAGAAAAATTTGAAGGCTTTAAGCAAAAAATGATAGACGAAAATGAGGAAAAGTACGGAAAAGAAATTCGTGAGAAATACGGGGAAGAGGCGGTCGAGCAATCTTATGCACAGCTGAAAGGGATGACGCCTGAACAGCATAAGGAAGTGGAGGAACTAGCAGAAGAAATCCAGCGGACATTGGCGGAAGCCTTCGCAACAGGAAATCCGGCCGGGGAACTTGCCCAAAAAACAGCTGGCCTTCACAAGAAGTGGCTGTCATTTTACTGGGGAAGCTACAGCAAAGAAGCTCATGCCGGCCTTGCCCAGATGTATGTGGACGACGAAAGGTTCAGGCAGTATTATGACAAAGACCAGCCGGGCAGCGCTGAGTTTCTGCGGGATGCTATCCATATTTACACAGGGGTGAAAAACTGAATCGTTTTGCAAACTTGCAATAGCCTAGGTCTCCTCTTGAAATTCTAACTTCAGAGGAGATTTTTTTGCTTAGAATCCATAGTTCATCATTCACTTTGGACTTAGAGCCCGAACGCCGGTTGTCGGAAAGTCCTTCGGGCACTAAAGGCTTATTTAGAGCCCGAACAGCAGTTGTCGGAAGGTTCTTCGGGCACTAAAGGCTTATTTAGAGCACGAACGCCGGTAGTCGGAAGGTTCTTCGGGCACTAAAGGCTTACTTAGAGCCCGAACGCCGGTAGTCGGAAGGTCCTTCGGGCACTAAGGGCTTACTTAGAGCCCGAACGCCGGTTGTCGGAAGGTTCTTCGGGCACTAAAGGCTTACTTAGAGCCCGAACGCCGGTTGTCGGAAGGTCCTTCGGGCACTAAAGGCTTATTTAGAGCCTGAACGC is a genomic window containing:
- a CDS encoding PAS domain-containing sensor histidine kinase; its protein translation is MMSSSSQLFGSEHHYVDFDPDQLIDLFFNCTPDGFAIVDMDNRFVKVNPMYCRIFGYEEHEIIGRDLNDFIHSERVRLIIEEVKQGRTFTNVKFQRFRKDGQLIDTAVSYSPFRNAKGDIIAVIGIVRDITESKILERELEKTRELYRLITENTSDLISIFTNTKERNFIFASPSHEKLFGLPPSAIVGKSLLGCIGPEDAVHFEMLLERYKQTGEPILFEKELKLPTGKIAYLEYNISPTYNDKNEIETFVAVARNVTDRVNNENALRNLDRLSIIGQLAAGVAHEIRNPLTSLKGFSKLLQNDTSREKQEQYLDIIRNELDRIDMIVNEFMSLAKPQAIQFIKVSLISIIESTINILQPQAMLHNVQIKTDYPAEDIELLCSPNQLKQVFVNFIKNAIEAMPEGGNVFIKVRRLHIRTVLITFTDEGTGIDPDLVQFLGTPFYTTKDKGIGLGLTVSNKIVQEHKGKMKIDSQAGIGTTISVELECLEPNTKAHG
- the pepF gene encoding oligoendopeptidase F, translating into MAKTTEKRLVRSEVPVDLTWDLSVLYQSDAEWENDLLSVSEDLKVFSDFRGNLGKSASVLLKCLEAQEKLFMKLIKITTYANLKQSADGTDPVNQANSGKAGQVRTSVNAALSFIDSEILSLPETLVETYMSDEPGLKPFRRTLEELLKTKKHRLSPETEEALAALGELQGAPYAIYNLSKLADMEFESITDEQGNELPVSFALFENRYEFSANTEIRRKAYHSFVKTLKRYTNTIAGTYATEVKKQVALARLRNYGSVTEMLLEPQQVSMEMYNNQLDIIFNELAPHMRRFAKLKKDVLGLEELQFCDLKAPMDPDFNPETTYEEASKLIIESLKVMGPEYSAIMQKGFEERWVDLADNIGKSTGAFCSSPYGAHPYILITWQNNMRGAFTLAHEYGHAGHFYLANKEQRIMNTRPSMYFIEAPSTMNELLLAQHLMDGSEDQQMRRWVILQLLSTYYHNFVTHLLEGEFQRRVYAFAEKGEALTAKTLSEMKGKVLAEFWGDSVVLDEGASLTWMRQPHYYMGLYPYTYSAGLTASTAAAQLIKEEGQPAVDRWLEVLRAGGTMKPLELMKHAGVDMSSPEPIRTAVSFVGSLIDELEKSYQGK
- a CDS encoding MerR family transcriptional regulator — its product is MEYTVQKLAKMAGISPRTLRYYDEIEILKPARISSSGYRIYGEIEINKLQQILFYRELGVSLEDIGKIVNSPSFDGTAALRDHRDKLLEKKRQLDRLLANVEKTLLAAEGGTTMEDKEKFEGFKQKMIDENEEKYGKEIREKYGEEAVEQSYAQLKGMTPEQHKEVEELAEEIQRTLAEAFATGNPAGELAQKTAGLHKKWLSFYWGSYSKEAHAGLAQMYVDDERFRQYYDKDQPGSAEFLRDAIHIYTGVKN